Proteins encoded by one window of Clostridium cagae:
- a CDS encoding glycosyl hydrolase family 18 protein, translating into MKVMRLKKLLAGLVVTTMSLSFLGIPAHAKTITNKDQKKVVGQSSKKDLKRKIIGYFPEWAYKSEVQGYFNVTDLQWDSLTHIQYSFGLVDPSTNKIKLGDKYSALEEDFANYDLSYKGKKIDLDPTLPYKGHFNVLQTMKKDYPNVKLLMSVGGWAGSRGFYTMLDTDEGIDTFADSCVDFIRKYNFDGIDIDFEYPSSTSESGNPADFDLSEPRRSNLNERYNILMKTLREKIDEASEKYNKDYILSAAVTASPWVLGGINDNTYAKYLDFLSVMSYDYHGGWNEYVENLAGIYPDQEDRETASQIMPTLCMDWAYRFYRGVLPSEKIIMGIPYYTRGWENVQGGQDGLHGSSRTPASGKYNIWGDDLDNDGELEPAGANPLWHVLNLMEQDPNLKVYWDDVEKVPHVWQSKESVFLSFENEKSIDERVKYIKNKNLGGALIWVMNGDYGLNPNYVEGSNKINEGKYTFGDTLTKLLSSGLKNIGSCKETDDDSTSSLEPVNVEVSLDGKYDHPNYTYDIKIKNCTDKKIDGGWDVSFDLPKSALYKSSWGGTYSLKDNGDFKTVIIKSGDWQSIEPGATVTIQGMIGLCFSGVRNITFNGMNPIGPSMDKVKEVEIDELRNVIEEVPKEIIEELPKKIIEELPKEIISDESTIKEELKEMEEDKSKEKLIDSTEELPKDTTMDKGVIEDNLKDELIDNSEKEIKNNLKETIENN; encoded by the coding sequence ATGAAAGTTATGAGATTAAAAAAACTTTTAGCTGGATTAGTTGTAACTACAATGTCATTATCCTTTTTAGGAATACCAGCACATGCAAAAACAATTACTAATAAAGATCAAAAAAAAGTGGTAGGGCAAAGCAGCAAGAAAGATTTAAAAAGGAAAATAATAGGGTATTTTCCAGAATGGGCTTATAAAAGTGAAGTTCAGGGATATTTTAATGTAACTGACTTACAATGGGATTCACTAACCCATATTCAATACTCATTTGGATTAGTAGATCCATCTACAAATAAAATAAAATTAGGTGATAAATATTCAGCATTAGAAGAAGATTTTGCTAATTATGATTTATCTTATAAAGGAAAAAAAATAGATCTTGATCCTACACTGCCATATAAAGGTCACTTTAATGTATTACAAACTATGAAAAAAGATTATCCTAATGTTAAATTATTAATGTCTGTAGGAGGATGGGCAGGATCACGTGGTTTCTATACTATGTTAGATACAGATGAAGGAATAGATACTTTTGCAGATTCATGTGTTGATTTTATAAGAAAATATAATTTTGATGGGATAGATATTGATTTTGAATATCCATCATCTACAAGTGAATCAGGAAATCCAGCAGATTTTGATCTATCAGAACCTAGAAGATCGAACTTAAATGAAAGATATAATATATTAATGAAAACATTAAGAGAGAAGATAGATGAAGCATCTGAAAAATATAATAAAGATTATATTTTATCAGCAGCAGTTACTGCATCTCCTTGGGTTCTTGGAGGAATTAATGATAACACATATGCTAAATATTTAGATTTTCTAAGTGTAATGTCTTATGATTATCATGGTGGATGGAATGAATATGTTGAAAATTTAGCAGGTATTTATCCTGATCAAGAGGATAGAGAAACAGCATCACAAATAATGCCTACACTTTGCATGGATTGGGCATACAGATTTTATAGAGGTGTGTTACCATCAGAAAAAATAATAATGGGTATTCCATATTATACAAGGGGATGGGAAAATGTTCAAGGTGGACAAGATGGACTTCATGGTTCAAGCAGGACACCAGCATCAGGAAAGTATAATATTTGGGGTGATGATTTAGATAATGATGGAGAATTAGAACCAGCAGGTGCCAATCCATTATGGCATGTATTAAATCTTATGGAACAAGATCCTAATTTAAAAGTATATTGGGATGATGTTGAAAAGGTACCACATGTTTGGCAAAGTAAAGAAAGTGTTTTCTTATCTTTTGAAAATGAAAAATCTATTGATGAAAGAGTTAAGTATATAAAAAATAAAAATCTTGGTGGAGCCTTAATTTGGGTAATGAATGGTGATTATGGATTAAATCCTAATTATGTGGAAGGATCTAATAAAATAAATGAAGGTAAATATACATTTGGAGATACATTAACTAAACTATTAAGCAGTGGGTTGAAAAATATTGGAAGTTGTAAAGAGACAGATGATGATAGCACTAGTTCATTAGAACCTGTAAATGTTGAGGTAAGTTTAGATGGGAAATATGATCATCCTAATTATACTTATGATATAAAAATAAAAAATTGTACTGATAAAAAAATAGATGGTGGATGGGATGTATCATTTGATTTACCTAAATCAGCATTATATAAATCCTCATGGGGAGGAACATATTCTTTAAAGGATAATGGAGATTTTAAAACGGTTATAATAAAATCAGGTGATTGGCAAAGCATTGAACCAGGAGCAACTGTTACAATTCAAGGAATGATTGGGTTATGTTTCTCAGGAGTTAGAAATATAACATTTAATGGTATGAATCCAATAGGTCCTAGCATGGATAAAGTTAAAGAAGTAGAAATTGACGAATTAAGGAATGTAATTGAAGAAGTGCCAAAAGAAATAATAGAAGAATTACCAAAGAAAATAATAGAAGAATTACCAAAAGAAATAATATCAGATGAATCAACAATAAAAGAAGAATTAAAAGAAATGGAAGAAGATAAGTCAAAAGAAAAATTAATAGATAGTACAGAAGAATTGCCAAAAGATACAACAATGGATAAAGGAGTAATAGAAGATAATTTAAAAGATGAACTTATAGATAATTCTGAAAAAGAAATAAAGAACAATTTAAAAGAAACAATAGAAAATAATTGA
- the ssnA gene encoding putative aminohydrolase SsnA: MLLVGNGRVITQDNKEPYLEDGCIAIKDNMILEVGNTDELKEKYKDYEFIDAEEKVIMPGLINTHHHIYSAFARGLTLNNPPSKSLIDILENVWWKIDKKLTLEDVKYSAYTTLIECVKNGVTTVFDHHASPMSASRSLFTIADAATHLGIRGVYAYEVSDRDGDEILNEGIEENVNFIKASNEREDDMVKGMFGMHASFTLSDESLKKCVNSMKGLDAGYHIHAAEGIDDLNHCLKNNNKRVIERLNDFGILGEKTICAHCIHINKREIDILKETNTNVVNNPESNMGNAVGCAPVMEMMKNEVILGLGTDGYTSDMFESMKVENIIHKHNLCNSNVGFVETNKMLFENNRNIAGKYFTKPLGILKEGAYADLIIVDYNPLTPMNENNLNGHIMFGMNGRGVDTTIIDGKVIMKNRQIITVNEDEIFKESRKISGEFWKNLN; the protein is encoded by the coding sequence ATGCTATTAGTTGGGAATGGAAGGGTAATAACTCAAGATAATAAAGAACCCTATTTAGAAGATGGTTGTATTGCAATAAAAGACAATATGATACTAGAAGTTGGTAATACAGATGAGCTTAAAGAAAAATATAAAGATTATGAGTTTATAGATGCAGAGGAAAAAGTTATAATGCCAGGATTAATAAATACTCATCATCATATATATAGCGCATTTGCAAGGGGACTAACATTAAATAATCCGCCATCAAAAAGTCTTATTGATATTCTTGAAAATGTTTGGTGGAAAATAGATAAAAAATTAACTTTAGAAGATGTTAAATATAGTGCTTATACAACTTTAATTGAGTGTGTTAAAAATGGAGTTACAACAGTATTTGATCATCATGCTAGTCCTATGTCAGCAAGTAGAAGTTTGTTTACTATAGCAGATGCAGCTACTCATTTAGGAATTAGAGGAGTTTATGCTTATGAAGTTTCCGATAGAGATGGAGATGAAATCCTAAATGAAGGCATAGAAGAAAATGTTAACTTTATTAAGGCATCAAATGAAAGAGAAGATGATATGGTAAAGGGCATGTTTGGAATGCATGCATCATTTACTCTTAGTGATGAGAGCTTAAAAAAATGCGTGAATAGTATGAAAGGCCTTGATGCAGGATATCATATTCATGCAGCAGAAGGAATTGATGATTTAAATCATTGCTTAAAGAACAACAACAAGAGAGTAATAGAAAGATTAAATGATTTTGGAATATTAGGAGAAAAAACAATATGTGCTCATTGTATTCACATAAATAAAAGGGAAATTGACATTTTAAAAGAAACTAATACTAATGTAGTTAATAATCCAGAATCTAATATGGGAAATGCTGTTGGATGTGCGCCAGTAATGGAAATGATGAAAAATGAAGTTATATTAGGACTCGGAACAGATGGATATACATCAGATATGTTTGAATCAATGAAAGTTGAGAATATAATTCATAAACATAATTTATGTAATTCTAATGTGGGATTTGTAGAGACTAATAAAATGCTATTTGAAAATAATAGAAACATAGCAGGCAAGTATTTTACAAAACCACTTGGAATATTAAAAGAAGGTGCATATGCTGATTTAATAATTGTTGATTATAATCCTTTAACACCTATGAATGAAAATAATTTAAATGGTCATATAATGTTTGGTATGAATGGAAGAGGTGTAGATACAACAATAATTGATGGAAAAGTTATAATGAAAAATAGACAAATTATTACAGTAAATGAGGACGAGATATTTAAGGAATCAAGAAAAATTTCAGGAGAGTTTTGGAAAAATCTTAATTAA
- the arcC gene encoding carbamate kinase, which yields MKKKIVIALGGNALGNTLKEQMTAIKTTAKAIVDLIEDGNEVVISHGNGPQVGMINIAMSELHKLDSKYSICPMSVCVAMSQGYIGYDLQNQIKEELLNRNINKNVSTIITQVEVDSKDEAFKNPTKPIGSFMTKEEADIAIKNGDNVIEDSGRGYRRIVASPKPVSIVEIGTIKSLIRDGQVVIACGGGGIPVIKEGNHLKGVGAVIDKDFASCTLAKELDADCLIILTAVEKVAINFGKENEQWLADVNVTDMKKYLEEGHFAPGSMKPKVEAGIEFASSKEGRYSLITLLEKAKDGITGKTGTRIKY from the coding sequence ATGAAAAAGAAGATTGTAATTGCATTAGGCGGAAATGCATTAGGTAATACTTTAAAAGAACAGATGACTGCTATAAAAACTACGGCCAAAGCAATCGTTGACTTAATTGAAGATGGAAATGAAGTTGTTATTTCTCATGGAAATGGTCCACAAGTTGGAATGATAAATATAGCTATGAGTGAACTTCATAAATTGGATTCTAAATACTCCATTTGCCCTATGTCAGTTTGTGTTGCTATGAGTCAAGGATATATAGGATATGACTTGCAAAATCAAATTAAAGAAGAATTATTAAATAGAAATATAAATAAGAATGTATCAACTATTATTACACAAGTTGAAGTGGATTCAAAAGATGAGGCTTTTAAAAATCCAACTAAGCCAATAGGAAGTTTCATGACAAAGGAAGAAGCTGATATTGCTATCAAAAATGGAGATAATGTGATCGAAGATTCTGGTAGAGGTTATAGAAGAATAGTAGCATCACCAAAACCAGTTAGTATTGTGGAAATAGGAACAATAAAAAGTTTAATTAGAGATGGCCAAGTTGTAATTGCTTGTGGTGGAGGTGGAATTCCTGTTATAAAAGAAGGAAATCACTTAAAAGGTGTAGGAGCTGTAATTGATAAAGATTTTGCAAGCTGTACACTTGCTAAGGAACTTGATGCAGACTGTTTAATTATTTTAACTGCTGTTGAAAAGGTTGCTATAAATTTTGGCAAAGAAAATGAACAATGGTTAGCTGATGTTAATGTAACTGATATGAAAAAATATTTGGAAGAAGGTCATTTTGCACCAGGTTCAATGAAACCAAAGGTAGAAGCAGGAATAGAATTTGCTTCATCAAAAGAAGGTAGATATTCATTGATTACTCTTCTTGAAAAAGCAAAGGACGGTATAACTGGAAAGACTGGTACTAGAATAAAGTATTAG
- a CDS encoding YgeY family selenium metabolism-linked hydrolase, whose protein sequence is MDFKNIKVKANAYEADMTKFLRDLIAIPGESANEELVIKRIAQEMEKLGFNKVEIDNMGNVLGYMGTGETLIAYDAHIDTVGIGEISNWTFDPYKGYETEEEIGGRGASDQLGGIVSATYGAKIMKDLDLLSDKYTVLVTGTVQEEDCDGLCWQYIHNEDKIKPEFVVITEPTNGNIYRGQRGRMEIRVEVKGVSCHGSAPERGDNAIYKMADILQEVRVLNDNLHYDEFLGKGTVTVSEVFYNSPSRCAVADMCAISLDRRLTDGETFESALEEVRNLPFAKKYNAKVTMYKYERPSWTNLVYPTDCYFPTWVIPEDAPATKSMVEAYEGMYGKPLVDKWTFSTNGVSIMGRYGIPCIGFGPGKEEEAHAPNEKTWKADLVKCAAVYAAVPTIYCKNK, encoded by the coding sequence ATGGATTTTAAAAACATTAAAGTAAAAGCAAATGCTTATGAAGCAGATATGACAAAATTTTTAAGGGATTTAATTGCTATCCCAGGAGAAAGTGCTAATGAAGAATTAGTGATAAAAAGAATAGCACAAGAAATGGAAAAGCTTGGATTCAATAAAGTTGAAATTGATAATATGGGAAATGTTTTAGGATATATGGGAACCGGTGAAACTTTAATTGCCTATGATGCTCATATAGATACAGTTGGAATAGGTGAAATAAGTAACTGGACATTTGATCCTTATAAAGGATATGAGACTGAAGAAGAAATAGGTGGACGTGGAGCATCAGACCAATTAGGAGGAATAGTATCTGCAACTTATGGTGCTAAGATAATGAAGGATTTAGATCTTTTATCTGATAAGTATACTGTATTAGTAACTGGTACAGTTCAAGAGGAAGATTGCGATGGATTATGTTGGCAATACATTCATAATGAAGATAAGATAAAGCCAGAATTTGTTGTAATAACTGAGCCAACTAATGGAAATATCTATAGAGGCCAACGTGGTCGTATGGAAATAAGAGTTGAGGTTAAGGGTGTATCTTGTCATGGTTCTGCTCCAGAACGTGGAGATAATGCAATTTATAAAATGGCAGACATTTTACAAGAAGTTAGAGTATTAAATGATAATTTACATTATGATGAATTCTTAGGTAAAGGGACTGTAACCGTTTCAGAGGTATTCTATAATTCACCATCTCGTTGTGCAGTAGCGGATATGTGTGCAATTTCTTTAGATCGTAGATTAACTGATGGTGAAACTTTTGAATCAGCATTAGAAGAAGTTAGAAATCTTCCATTTGCTAAAAAATATAATGCAAAAGTAACTATGTATAAATATGAAAGACCAAGTTGGACAAATCTTGTATACCCAACAGATTGTTATTTCCCAACTTGGGTAATACCAGAAGATGCACCAGCAACTAAATCAATGGTTGAAGCTTATGAAGGAATGTATGGAAAACCATTAGTTGATAAATGGACATTCTCAACTAACGGAGTATCAATAATGGGCAGATATGGAATACCATGTATAGGATTTGGACCAGGAAAAGAAGAAGAAGCACATGCTCCAAATGAAAAGACTTGGAAGGCTGACTTAGTAAAATGTGCTGCTGTATATGCTGCTGTACCAACAATTTATTGTAAAAATAAATAA
- the dpaL gene encoding diaminopropionate ammonia-lyase → MENIEWKKNQLPKTNNENLLDFLNKDEITKARDFHKSFPQYKETPLVSLENLSKDIGLGGIYIKDESYRFGLNAFKVLGGSLAMAKYMAQKLNKDISELPYEKLISPELREELGEITFVTATDGNHGRGVAWTANKLKQKSVVYMPKGSSKTRLENIRKEGAEASITDMNYDDAVRLAAKYASENNGIVIQDTAWEGYEEIPAWIMQGYGTMGLEALNQLAEYGVERPTHIFIQAGVGSLAGAIQGFFASVFKENCPKTVIVESNLADCLYKSAKANDGNLIAVGGDMQTIMAGLACGEANTIGWKVLKEYSDTFVSSPDYVAANGMRILGNPLRGDKKVISGESGAVTSGLLYEIMKNDKYKDLKESLELDENSKVLLFSTEGDTDPDKYKEIVWRGQYNK, encoded by the coding sequence ATGGAGAATATAGAGTGGAAAAAAAATCAACTACCTAAAACTAATAATGAAAATTTACTGGATTTCTTAAACAAGGATGAGATAACTAAAGCAAGAGATTTTCATAAAAGTTTTCCTCAATATAAGGAGACACCATTAGTTAGCTTAGAAAATTTAAGTAAGGATATAGGATTAGGTGGGATCTATATAAAAGATGAATCATATAGATTTGGATTAAATGCATTTAAAGTTCTAGGTGGTTCTTTAGCTATGGCAAAATACATGGCACAAAAATTAAATAAAGATATATCTGAATTACCATATGAAAAGTTAATTTCACCAGAGTTAAGAGAAGAACTTGGAGAAATTACATTTGTAACAGCTACAGATGGAAATCATGGAAGAGGAGTCGCTTGGACTGCAAATAAACTAAAACAAAAATCAGTAGTTTATATGCCAAAAGGATCATCAAAAACAAGATTAGAAAATATAAGAAAAGAAGGAGCAGAGGCTTCTATAACTGACATGAATTATGATGATGCAGTAAGACTTGCAGCAAAATATGCAAGCGAAAATAATGGTATAGTTATACAGGATACTGCATGGGAAGGATACGAAGAAATTCCAGCCTGGATAATGCAAGGCTATGGAACTATGGGACTTGAAGCATTAAATCAATTAGCTGAATATGGAGTTGAAAGGCCAACTCATATATTTATACAAGCTGGTGTAGGTTCTTTAGCAGGTGCAATTCAAGGATTTTTTGCTTCCGTGTTTAAAGAAAATTGTCCAAAAACAGTAATAGTAGAATCAAATTTGGCAGATTGTTTATATAAATCAGCAAAAGCTAATGACGGAAATTTAATAGCTGTAGGCGGAGATATGCAAACAATAATGGCTGGATTAGCTTGTGGAGAAGCAAATACAATTGGTTGGAAAGTTTTAAAAGAATACTCTGATACATTTGTTTCATCTCCAGATTATGTTGCAGCAAATGGTATGAGAATACTTGGAAATCCATTAAGAGGAGATAAAAAGGTTATTTCTGGGGAATCAGGTGCTGTTACTTCAGGATTACTTTATGAAATAATGAAAAATGATAAATATAAAGATTTAAAAGAATCATTAGAATTAGATGAAAATTCAAAAGTTCTATTATTTAGTACAGAGGGAGATACAGATCCAGATAAGTATAAAGAGATAGTTTGGAGAGGTCAATATAACAAATAA
- a CDS encoding YczE/YyaS/YitT family protein: MKEKLVFKQWLVKVPLDILGLFLCASGIVLAIKSNLGPSPWDVLQVGLSIQLPISIGQASQLVSIVMLLFTWYKGIIPGIGTLAEAFFIGFFIDLIYKYIPIYTPEETLFRIIMLVAGISMLAFGIVTSLKAGLGVGSRDQLMEYLIGKTGRPVEKVRPIMELIALVIGALLKGPIGIGSIFVATSIGYLIRFSAKILNYNFDAYNHYTLLDMWNNSNFSKEKSIANKHI, translated from the coding sequence ATGAAAGAAAAACTTGTATTCAAACAATGGTTAGTAAAAGTTCCGTTAGATATATTAGGGTTATTTTTGTGTGCAAGTGGAATTGTATTAGCAATAAAGAGTAATCTTGGTCCAAGTCCTTGGGATGTTTTACAGGTAGGTTTGTCAATTCAACTACCAATTTCAATAGGACAAGCATCTCAACTTGTTTCTATAGTAATGTTATTATTTACATGGTACAAGGGAATAATACCTGGAATTGGAACATTAGCAGAGGCATTCTTTATAGGATTTTTCATTGACTTAATTTATAAATATATTCCTATTTATACACCTGAAGAAACTTTATTTAGAATAATAATGCTAGTAGCTGGAATATCAATGTTAGCTTTTGGTATTGTTACATCTTTGAAAGCAGGATTGGGAGTAGGTTCAAGAGATCAGTTAATGGAATATTTAATAGGGAAAACAGGAAGACCAGTTGAGAAAGTAAGACCTATTATGGAATTAATAGCTTTAGTAATAGGAGCACTTTTAAAAGGACCTATTGGAATAGGATCTATTTTTGTAGCCACATCTATTGGATATTTAATACGTTTTTCAGCTAAAATATTAAATTATAATTTTGATGCATATAATCACTATACATTATTAGACATGTGGAATAATAGTAATTTTAGTAAGGAAAAAAGCATTGCCAATAAGCATATATAA
- the ygeW gene encoding knotted carbamoyltransferase YgeW produces MSIMDKYIDKLNKLNFEDMHENDFMLTWDKSNDELEAVFTVAEALRNLRENNISPKIFDSGLGISLFRDNSTRTRFSFASACNLLGLEVQDLDEGKSQVAHGETVKETANMISFMADVIGIRDDMFIGKGHTYMQNVSEYVKEGNENGTLEQRPTLVNLQCDIDHPTQAMADTLHLINELGGVENLKGKKVAMTWAYSPSYGKPLSVPQGIIGLLTRFGMDVVLAHPEGYEVMSEVEEVAKKNAKESGGSFTKTNSMEEAFKDADIVYPKSWAPYVAMEKRTDLYAKGDQVGIDELEKELLKQNADHIDWQCTEELMKLTKEGKAIYMHCLPADITGVSCEVGEVDASVFDRYRKSLYKEASFKPYIIAAMIFLSKVKNPQETLAKLVEKDKPRHFE; encoded by the coding sequence ATGAGTATAATGGATAAATATATTGATAAATTAAATAAATTAAATTTTGAGGATATGCATGAAAATGACTTTATGCTAACTTGGGACAAGTCTAATGATGAGCTTGAAGCTGTTTTTACAGTAGCAGAAGCTTTAAGAAATTTAAGAGAAAATAACATATCTCCAAAAATATTTGATAGTGGACTTGGAATTTCATTATTTAGAGATAATTCAACAAGAACAAGATTTAGTTTTGCATCTGCATGTAATCTTTTAGGTCTTGAAGTACAGGATTTAGATGAAGGAAAATCACAAGTAGCTCATGGAGAAACAGTAAAAGAAACTGCTAATATGATTTCATTTATGGCTGATGTTATTGGTATCCGTGATGATATGTTTATAGGAAAAGGTCATACTTACATGCAAAATGTTTCAGAATATGTTAAAGAAGGTAATGAAAATGGAACATTAGAACAAAGACCAACACTTGTTAATTTACAATGTGATATAGACCATCCAACACAAGCAATGGCAGATACACTTCATTTAATAAATGAACTTGGTGGTGTTGAAAACTTGAAAGGTAAAAAAGTTGCTATGACTTGGGCTTATTCACCATCATATGGTAAGCCACTTTCAGTTCCACAAGGTATTATTGGATTATTAACTAGATTTGGAATGGATGTAGTATTAGCTCATCCAGAAGGTTATGAAGTTATGAGTGAAGTTGAAGAAGTTGCAAAGAAAAATGCAAAAGAATCAGGTGGATCATTTACAAAGACAAATTCTATGGAAGAAGCATTTAAAGATGCTGATATAGTATATCCAAAGAGTTGGGCTCCTTATGTTGCAATGGAAAAGAGAACAGATTTATATGCAAAAGGAGATCAAGTTGGTATTGATGAACTAGAAAAAGAATTACTAAAACAAAATGCAGATCATATTGATTGGCAATGTACTGAGGAGTTAATGAAGCTTACTAAAGAGGGTAAGGCTATCTATATGCATTGTTTACCAGCAGATATTACAGGAGTAAGCTGTGAAGTTGGTGAAGTTGATGCTAGTGTATTTGATAGATATAGAAAATCTTTATATAAAGAAGCAAGTTTTAAGCCATATATTATAGCTGCTATGATTTTCCTAAGTAAAGTTAAAAATCCTCAAGAGACTTTAGCTAAATTAGTTGAAAAAGATAAACCACGTCATTTTGAATAA
- a CDS encoding sigma-54-dependent Fis family transcriptional regulator — MKINLADIKEIINKYSVLLSNLLTIDVEIVDDKLIRVAATGIYEKRIGENIRDQGYVYKKSLDTGKTLVIENPGKDTLCDECKKKGICSEFMEICVPIKYEETTFGVIGLVCSNEDQKERLKSNLHIMITFLEQIAEFISIKVIEQNQIFENENSIKFFKEIVNSVDDGIITVDIKDEIITANNNALKLLKVKPNIIGKKITVGETDEYTPKGGIYNFNIENEKFKIIGKVVKNCINNKDCNKIIIFKELITIEEELKNNSINCDSIIGQADNIAELKKKIKKVSYTDATILITGESGTGKELVARAIHSEGNRKNMPFIAINCGAIPENLLESELFGYIKGAFSGASSGGRIGKFELANNGVIFLDEIGDMPLYLQVKILRVLQEKTIVKIGSNKLINLNIRVIAATNKNLKKLVDEGKFRADLYYRLNIIPMEVPSLRDRGDDVLLITKMLIEKYNARCNKYIHTIHKELIKIFKDYSWPGNIRELENIVEFMISLSGENGVLEKSMLPTSFVQSYNEELKNRRDEICMDDDIMTLREIEKIYIKKALEKYGNSTKSKMKVAKKLGIGIATLYRKLEE, encoded by the coding sequence ATGAAAATAAATTTAGCTGATATAAAAGAAATAATAAATAAATATTCGGTATTATTATCGAATTTGTTAACAATAGATGTTGAAATAGTTGATGATAAATTAATAAGAGTTGCTGCAACAGGAATATACGAAAAAAGAATTGGAGAAAATATAAGAGATCAAGGCTATGTATATAAGAAATCTTTAGATACGGGAAAAACACTAGTTATAGAAAATCCAGGAAAAGATACATTATGTGATGAGTGTAAGAAAAAAGGAATTTGTAGTGAATTTATGGAAATATGTGTACCTATTAAATACGAAGAAACTACATTTGGAGTAATAGGTTTAGTATGCTCTAATGAAGATCAAAAAGAGAGATTAAAAAGTAATTTACATATTATGATTACATTTTTAGAACAAATAGCTGAGTTTATTTCAATTAAAGTAATAGAACAAAATCAAATATTCGAAAATGAAAATAGTATTAAATTTTTCAAAGAAATAGTAAATTCTGTAGATGATGGAATTATAACTGTAGATATAAAAGATGAAATTATAACAGCTAATAATAATGCATTAAAGTTATTAAAAGTCAAACCTAATATTATAGGTAAGAAGATTACTGTAGGGGAAACAGATGAGTATACTCCTAAAGGCGGTATTTATAATTTCAATATTGAAAATGAGAAATTCAAAATTATAGGGAAGGTAGTAAAAAACTGTATTAATAATAAAGATTGCAATAAAATAATTATCTTTAAAGAGTTAATTACTATCGAAGAAGAATTAAAAAATAATAGTATTAATTGTGATTCAATAATTGGACAAGCAGACAATATAGCAGAACTTAAAAAGAAAATAAAAAAAGTTTCATATACTGATGCTACAATTTTAATTACAGGAGAAAGTGGTACAGGAAAAGAGTTAGTAGCTAGGGCAATACATTCTGAAGGTAATAGAAAAAACATGCCATTTATAGCTATAAATTGTGGAGCTATTCCAGAAAATTTGTTAGAAAGTGAACTTTTTGGATATATTAAAGGTGCATTTTCTGGAGCAAGTTCTGGTGGAAGAATAGGAAAGTTTGAACTTGCTAATAATGGAGTGATTTTTTTAGATGAAATAGGTGATATGCCATTATATCTTCAAGTGAAAATTTTAAGAGTATTACAAGAAAAAACAATTGTAAAAATAGGTTCAAATAAGTTGATAAATTTAAATATAAGAGTAATAGCAGCTACAAATAAAAATTTAAAAAAATTAGTTGATGAAGGTAAATTTAGAGCAGATTTGTATTATAGATTAAATATAATTCCTATGGAAGTACCAAGCTTAAGGGATAGGGGAGACGATGTTTTATTAATAACTAAAATGTTAATAGAAAAATACAATGCAAGATGCAATAAATATATACATACTATACATAAAGAATTAATAAAAATATTTAAGGATTATAGTTGGCCAGGCAATATAAGAGAATTAGAAAATATAGTAGAATTTATGATTAGCTTATCAGGAGAAAATGGAGTGCTTGAAAAATCTATGTTGCCAACATCTTTTGTACAAAGTTATAATGAAGAACTTAAAAATAGAAGAGATGAAATATGTATGGATGATGACATAATGACATTAAGGGAAATTGAAAAGATATATATTAAAAAAGCTTTAGAAAAGTACGGAAATTCGACTAAAAGTAAAATGAAAGTGGCAAAAAAATTAGGTATAGGAATAGCTACTCTTTATAGAAAATTAGAAGAATAA